One stretch of Eupeodes corollae chromosome 2, idEupCoro1.1, whole genome shotgun sequence DNA includes these proteins:
- the LOC129946164 gene encoding protein split ends isoform X2 has protein sequence MVSTFIGLLDIQSWWEIPCISHFCSLFSSAFDLPDIDIEDLESALLCDGTDYQVGLVPELIVRLLKGCDALKCVANDITTSNYQMFLRRYLRQQCRTHNIENHFDTDIDFQSLAVRKRLLILHALCHFRLESRDVEVILSNLEADSLRVEPLGYDSKNSGYWYFYGTRLYREDTKQNNKTKIWQVICFTEEDWQNLASKFKSATNVKEKALYNILNENFLPKLPQLFREREKLRRKKLLQTRNSSRIRNLVEVKARQEQERVKAERLERARLEQRILLEPPRIASSKSRRRRSQSTSTASGISTYASSIRPTTNSSDFLYQRETFCLTPDDVGAESTSTNTGNQADQASQGNPDEIQTFEDNQNLDLNTTTQQQHKLKKPNLLTKKTRKTRESGDCSSSTTEDKENYRYISDSESESENNMAPTTNIKLPGRQTNNSLSSLPGNIFIPPLSEGKDQEPPPARRASNSGSKSGGKKQKNPPTTASVASTSSASTVRAGTSAINAEQTVKSKKKTSSKSSSEDFTETDEVLQIGMHKVLVYVKNHRDAWPFMDPVEEDIAPRYYTIIRRPMDLLKMEDKLDNGEYNKFSEFRNDFKLIVNNCRLYNGQNNEYTEMVNNLQEAFDKATKKYFDHMSDDDDDSANLNYPDSKMNVFREKYFNKENSEGDEENNVAGALSKKTHTKLEKHNSKKPDKNEEGTEDEEKIESEVIQESASRSNKRKRKDKDKRRKKKSKSKPVEEIPDEDNCSSPEDEAKSRKKKDDPGTSCGRKTKKKTSIKQNGESKKKQKINATSNSKRAHKNGETGDESESEDEKISEVSKPPAKVQEKSSAAGQKSKKGTTEVSKKRKSRAKRSTSVNATARSKALAARNKSQAGRAEYLEAAKVKELDEENVNEDDDEEEKEESRSRSVSPFKVDLHKKYAKSALIDDSKEEYDEDDFRSVSTRSSSRESSIERPPTPPVVEIPKPSTSKQQTKKPEYRKENSTGSISDQSVAKSDKISTTPLDVPLFLDKYDLIKQRRSRTNNTEEKVSTVTAAKKEPKKMTSAAATSSPNAPSTGRSRVQRESTDKSKAKVKDFAEEKQPSSKDQKSEDMEKKASAEKTTKVEENQFALKDVEPPKTTTSKAPKKSTINSAAVKKPAKDTEKPATKKTPARKAASSAAAATPAPVSPPMESPSKSKSTAATGKATNLEALELETEQTLKDINRWLEHTPRFPEFSSASNSPSRYNALLDDFDSVSTKLDPADFRRPVPITTPKIDLVPKLAESLDDLVAEAEVPSCKKDLIVELIPTIGPSSVSSSCGTPPHSSNSNNSGGSTSVNASSTSSTAMIPPVIPPKPKEPSTIQLLVNPPPPPHIKNQMQKEAKRKSLKEKLAAGANPRRKDLVGTIDRLKPGKTKGNLIQSVAKPDELFPPGVQQKVKEIKNALVVKTDDSVPKLSLGSVLDNDGFGLGHSHSFVDRDKTETISEKKDELAKPIDKPLENETEKSSSSLNETPFEVKKVSNPEPKGDTSSATPNLSAWLKAFGVPKKTKKIEEEENKQQLLKPNEVPVTDKPSETSSTSLNAMKSPSDNNNFSQPPPRTRKASTGSTISERSSFSQDPDSPRIAIDERFGSYSGNYTSPIGASPIGASPIMVSPKPEDVGKPNSPYPLNGTIKVGFYQDTTTKSSPDKSCSPRELPSPYPQYSQHIYSSASSPNVSTTEMSGNSPYGGNSYAPSAGSEASKTPVYSSTSPIPNLYEQYKQPQSQESDYNSSMSPSTPNPHSPYQAGANSPYQHPAQSPYQNPNSPYQQPTAPVVQTQQQASVSQNLTFQPTPIDTPVVAQNTVPNQQTGDTTAVPELQQQSSPYQQPSNSPYQQQQSSPYTPSSVGSAYQPPNVFQDATNNPSQQSPKIAKLAVPSNPQPAQQTVPQTDIPTYDTTQQYLAYQQQQTSCQQQQQQQQQPQQDATMRSMFNLNKTTDWNMSQVTEQFHPPTYAQYTLAAMSKDLSTPKPQDQYLQDQQNNANTNPLKRHLENENDVLNPDYNNKVAKRTDPQQQLQQQQQQQQQQQQQQQQQQQQQQQQQQQAQQQQAQQQQQAQQQQQAQQQQQAQQQQQQAQQQQQQRQQQQQQQQQQQQQQQQPSKQQQMYDSFLGSIGYGKHLDIPPNKAFDIYNRAANMGYSKEYSNPTAVKDSSLQQQQQQQPQQTQQPVVDNNSLLTKPLNMANSNTFNTPQQLQQQQQVQQQQVQQQQVQQQQQVQQQQVQQQQQVQQQQAQQQQQQQQNIYTKPQNSYPTNLSQASSSVAIDKPNDSLISHLNSYKPQTYGSPTSSLLNINHHPLSSVMDETMMGLNQNTQNNGLTGVGYYDKSMPPVAHMNIATQMYQNLTPYGSHTTAISREQQQPQSNYVPSSVSNVNNTVVPPSSQPLDVIALESKPAKKTRGRKKATTTPAVTAATTVNEISAKATHNAPQPQSGTGVANSQVANSQVANASAQQQMNLHHPQMQNIQGFQLYAGLKTGVSAPSNMPSSTSSSDAGAISLKTTAAAAASMVPGSAFNFGPSPAGLGLSAAGIYGENTGYLDQFRDASNPYYMPTPTHRTGTADATAVDKTNNTAAASYPFLAHPSSRTPAFNPFVNAPQLDANSPFYQQYMQRQDDFRARMMINQGLLAPGGPAGYPQPGGYRASSLGIPKPYDINRQPWF, from the exons ATGGTTTCTACTTTCATTGGCCTCCTTG atattCAATCATGGTGGGAGATACCGTGCATATCTCATTTTTGTTCGTTGTTTAGTTCAGCATTTGATCTACCAGATATTGACATAGAA gATTTAGAGTCAGCTCTTTTATGCGATGGCACCGACTACCAAGTTGGCTTAGTTCCTGAGCTTATTGTTCGTCTCTTGAAAGGTTGCGATGCTCTCAAGTGTGTTGCAAATGACATCACAACGAGCAATTATCAGATGTTCTTAAGGCGTTACTTACGCCAACAGTGTCGCACACATAATATAGAAAATCATTTTGATACGGATATCGATTTTCAATCATTAGCGGTTCGCAAGCGTTTACTCATTTTACACGCACTATGTCATTTTCGATTAGAATCCCGAGATGTTGAAGTGATTCTCAGCAACCTAGAAGCAGACAGTCTTCGGGTGGAGCCGTTGGGATATGATTCCAAAAACTCCGGATATTGGTATTTCTATGGAACGCGACTCTACCGCGaagacacaaaacaaaataataaaaccaaaatctGGCAAGTGATTTGCTTCACTGAAGAAGATTGGCAGAATCTAGCAAGCAAATTTAAGTCGGCTACAAATGTCAAAGAAAAAGCGCTTTATAATATactaaatgaaaactttttaccGAAACTGCCACAGCTGTTTCGAGAACGGGAAAAACTTCGAAGAAagaa ATTACTTCAAACTCGGAACTCAAGTCGTATCCGAAATTTAGTTGAAGTTAAGGCGCGTCAGGAACAAGAGCGAGTTAAAGCGGAACGCCTTGAAAGAGCTCGTTTAGAACAGCGTATACTTCTTGAGCCGCCCCGAATAGCATCATCAAAAAGCCGAAGAAGACG CTCCCAGTCTACTTCAACTGCTAGTGGTATATCAACATATGCAAGTTCAATAAGACCCACAACTAATTCCAGTGATTTTTTATATCAGAGAGAAACCTTTTGCTTAACACCAGACGATGTAGGCGCTGAATCGACATCGACTAATACAGGAAATCAGGCCGATCAAGCATCACAAGGCAACCCAGACgaaattcaaacttttgaaGACAACCAGAATCTAGACTTGAATACTACAactcaacaacaacacaaactaaaaaaaccGAATTTATTAACTAAAAAGACTCGAAAAACTAGAGAAAGTGGTGATTGTTCTTCTTCAACAACTGAGGACAAGGAGAATTACCGCTACATATCCGATTCAGAATCTGAGTCGGAAAATAATATGGCACCaactacaaatataaaattgccTGGCAGGCAGACAAACAATTCCCTATCGTCCTTACCGGGAAATATTTTTATTCCGCCTTTGAGTGAAGGCAAAGATCAAGAACCACCACCAGCTCGAAGAGCTAGCAATTCTGGAAGCAAGTCGGGTGGGAAGAAACAAAAGAATCCACCAACAACAGCATCAGTTGCGTCGACATCATCAGCCTCAACTGTGCGTGCTGGTACATCGGCAATTAATGCTGAACAAACAGTTAAGAGTAAAAAGAAAACCTCATCTAAGTCCTCATCAGAAGA TTTTACCGAAACCGACGAAGTGCTTCAAATCGGCATGCATAAGGTTCTAGTTTATGTGAAGAACCACCGAGACGCCTGGCCATTTATGGACCCCGTCGAGGAAGACATCGCCCCCAGATATTATACGATCATAAGAAG GCCGATGGACCTTTTAAAAATGGAAGACAAACTTGATAATGGGGAGTACAACAAGTTTAGCGAATTCAGAAATGATTTCAAACTAATAGTCAACAATTGTAGGCTGTACAATGGACAAAATAACG AATACACAGAAATGGTTAACAATCTGCAGGAAGCGTTTGATAAagcaactaaaaaatatttcgaccacatgtcggacgatgatgatgattctgCAAACCTTAACTATCCTGACTCCAAAATGAACGTCTTCCGAGAGAAGTATTTCAATAAGGAAAACTCCGAAGGCGATGAGGAAAATAATGTGGCGGGTGCGCTTAGCAAGAAGACTcatacaaaattggaaaaacatAATTCTAAAAAGCCAGATAAAAACGAAGAAGGAACAGAAGACGAGGAGAAAATCGAAAGCGAAGTTATTCAAGAGTCTGCAAGTCGTTCGAATAAGAGGAAGAGAAAAGATAAGGACAAACGAAGAAAGAAGAAATCCAAGAGTAAACCTGTAGAGGAAATTCCAGATGAGGATAATTGTAGTTCGCCTGAAGACGAAGCAAAGTCTCGTAAGAAGAAGGATGACCCGGGAACCTCATGTGGCAGaaagacgaagaaaaaaacaagtataaagCAGAATGGCGAAAGTAAGAAGAAGCAAAAGATCAATGCCACGTCGAATTCGAAACGAGCACATAAAAATGGTGAAACTGGAGACGAATCGGAATCGGAGGATGAAAAAATAAGTGAAGTAAGCAAACCGCCTGCGAAGGTACAAGAAAAAAGTTCTGCCGCGGgccaaaaatctaaaaaaggaACAACAGAAGTTTCGAAAAAGAGAAAAAGTCGGGCGAAACGATCAACATCCGTGAATGCAACTGCTCGATCAAAAGCTCTTGCTGCAAGAAATAAGAGTCAAGCAGGTCGAGCTGAATATTTAGAAGCTGCCAAAGTCAAGGAATTAGATGAAGAAAATGttaatgaagatgatgatgaagagGAAAAGGAGGAATCAAGATCTCGCAGTGTTTCTCCTTTCAAAGTCGATTTGCATAAAAAATATGCCAAAAGTGCACTTATTGATGATTCCAAGGAGGAATACGACGAAGATGATTTTAGATCAGTTTCCACACGAAGTAGTTCAAGGGAATCGTCTATTGAACGTCCACCAACGCCTCCGGTGGTGGAAATTCCAAAGCCATCTACATCAAAGCAACAGACCAAAAAGCCAGAGTACCGAAAAGAAAACTCAACAGGAAGTATCTCCGACCAATCCGTTGCTAAGAGCGACAAAATATCAACAACTCCTCTGGATGTTCCGCTTTTCTTAGACAAGTATGACTTGATAAAACAACGGCGAAGTCGAACGAATAATACTGAAGAAAAAGTAAGCACAGTAACAGCGGCtaaaaaagaaccaaaaaagATGACTTCGGCTGCTGCTACCTCTTCACCGAACGCACCTTCTACAGGACGCTCTAGAGTTCAGAGGGAGTCTACTGATAAGTCTAAAGCTAAAGTCAAAGACTTCGCAGAAGAAAAGCAACCTTCATCAAAAGATCAGAAAAGTGAAGATATGGAGAAGAAGGCATCAGCTGAGAAAACAACTAAAGTTGAAGAAAACCAGTTTGCATTGAAAGATGTTGAACCACCAAAGACAACAACCAGCAAAGCACCAAAAAAGTCTACAATAAATTCAGCCGCAGTAAAGAAGCCAGCGAAAGACACTGAAAAACCAGCAACCAAGAAGACACCTGCAAGAAAAGCGGCTTCATCTGCTGCCGCTGCTACACCTGCACCGGTTTCGCCCCCAATGGAAAGcccatcaaaatcaaaatcgacTGCCGCTACTGGTAAAGCAACCAACTTGGAAGCACTTGAGTTAGAAACAGAGCAGACATTAAAAGATATTAATCGCTGGCTAGAGCATACACCTCGCTTCCCTGAATTCAGTTCGGCCAGTAACTCACCATCGCGTTACAATGCTCTTTTAGATGATTTCGACTCTGTGTCAACGAAACTCGATCCTGCTGATTTTCGACGCCCAGTGCCTATTACAACTCCAAAAATTGACTTAGTTCCGAAGCTTGCGGAATCTCTGGACGATTTGGTAGCCGAGGCAGAAGTGCCGTCTTGTAAAAAGGACTTGATAGTCGAACTTATACCAACAATTGGACCAAGCAGTGTCAGTTCAAGTTGCGGAACTCCACCGCATTCGAGTAATTCCAATAACTCGGGTGGAAGTACAAGTGTGAACGCATCATCCACTTCATCAACAGCAATGATTCCTCCAGTCATACCGCCAAAGCCCAAAGAACCATCCACGATTCAACTTTTAGTCAATCCTCCTCCACCACCAcacattaaaaatcaaatgcaaaaagaaGCCAAGAGAAAGTCGCTTAAAGAGAAGCTTGCTGCAGGTGCGAATCCAAGGCGAAAAGACTTAGTGGGAACTATTGATCGTTTGAAACCAGGCAAGACAAAAGGTAATCTTATTCAAAGTGTTGCCAAACCCGATGAACTCTTTCCGCCTGGAGTGCAGCAAAAAGTTAAGGAGATTAAAAATGCTCTCGTTGTGAAGACCGACGATAGTGTTCCGAAGTTAAGCTTAGGCAGCGTTCTGGATAATGATGGCTTTGGCCTCGGACACTCCCATAGTTTCGTAGATAGGGACAAAACGGAAACTATTTCAGAGAAAAAAGATGAACTTGCTAAGCCTATTGATAAGCCACTTGAAAATGAGACTGAAAAGTCCTCTTCAAGCTTAAATGAGACTCCGTTTGAGGTGAAAAAAGTGAGTAACCCTGAACCTAAAGGCGATACGTCATCGGCTACACCGAATTTGAGTGCATGGCTTAAGGCATTTGGGGTTcccaagaaaaccaaaaaaattgaggaggaagaaaacaaacaacagCTTTTGAAACCAAACGAAGTCCCAGTTACTGATAAACCATCTGAAACATCAAGTACTTCCTTAAACGCTATGAAATCTCCATCAGATAATAATAACTTTTCGCAACCACCGCCTCGTACCCGAAAAGCCAGTACAGGAAGCACAATTTCGGAAAGGTCTTCTTTCAGTCAAGATCCTGACAGTCCACGCATTGCAATCGACGAGCGTTTTGGGTCTTATTCAGGAAATTATACCTCACCTATTGGGGCGTCACCTATTGGAGCCTCACCCATCATGGTTTCTCCAAAGCCAGAAGATGTGGGAAAACCCAATTCTCCATACCCGTTGAACGGTACTATCAAAGTTGGATTCTATCAGGACACCACTACAAAAAGTTCTCCCGATAAGAGCTGCAGTCCGCGGGAACTCCCATCGCCTTATCCACAGTACTCACAGCATATTTATTCGTCAGCATCGTCACCCAACGTGTCTACAACTGAGATGAGTGGAAATTCACCCTATGGCGGAAATAGTTATGCACCCTCTGCAGGGTCTGAAGCAAGCAAGACACCAGTTTACTCGTCCACATCACCGATACCCAATCTGTATGAGCAATATAAACAACCCCAATCCCAGGAATCTGATTACAACTCTTCGATGTCACCGAGCACACCAAATCCACATTCCCCCTACCAAGCGGGAGCAAACTCCCCTTACCAACATCCAGCACAGTCGCCATACCAAAATCCAAATTCACCATATCAGCAGCCAACGGCTCCGGTAGTGCAAACCCAACAACAAGCATCAGTTTCCCAAAACTTAACCTTCCAACCAACACCCATTGACACTCCAGTTGTGGCCCAAAATACTGTTCCAAATCAACAAACTGGTGATACCACAGCTGTGCCAGAACTGCAGCAGCAAAGCTCCCCCTACCAGCAACCTTCGAACTCCCCATACCAACAGCAACAAAGTTCGCCATACACTCCGAGCAGTGTTGGCTCTGCATATCAGCCTCCAAATGTTTTCCAAGATGCGACTAATAATCCCTCACAGCAATCTCCCAAAATAGCTAAACTTGCAGTGCCAAGTAACCCACAACCAGCGCAACAAACCGTTCCCCAAACTGATATTCCAACATACGATACGACTCAGCAGTATCTTGCCTATCAACAGCAACAGACATCTtgtcaacagcaacaacaacagcaacagcagccaCAGCAAGATGCAACTATGCGATCTATGTTCAACCTTAACAAAACAACAGATTGGAATATGTCACAAGTTACCGAGCAATTTCATCCACCAACTTACGCCCAATACACTTTGGCTGCTATGAGCAAAGACCTGTCAACACCAAAGCCTCAAGATCAATACCTTCAGGACCAACAGAATAACGCCAACACAAATCCCCTGAAACGTCATTTAGAAAACGAAAATGATGTTCTGAACCCAGACTATAACAATAAAGTGGCGAAGCGGACTGATCCTCAACAACAActgcaacaacagcagcagcagcagcagcagcagcaacaacaacaacaacagcagcaacaacagcagcagcaacaacaacagcaagcTCAGCAACAGCAGgctcagcaacaacaacaggctcaacaacaacaacaagctcagcaacaacagcaggctcagcaacaacagcagcaggctcagcaacaacaacaacagagacaacaacagcagcagcagcaacaacaacaacaacaacagcaacagcaaccaAGCAAGCAACAGCAGATGTATGATAGCTTTTTGGGTTCGATCGGTTATGGGAAGCACTTGGATATACCACCAAATAAAGCATTTGATATTTATAATCGGGCAGCCAATATGGGTTACTCCAAAGAATACTCAAATCCGACTGCGGTCAAAGACTCATCCcttcaacagcaacaacaacaacaaccacaacaaaCCCAACAACCCGTTGTAGATAACAACAGCTTATTGACGAAACCGCTTAATATGGCAAATTCCAACACTTTCAATACACCACAGCaattgcaacaacaacaacaggttCAACAACAGCAAGTTCAACAACAGCAAgttcaacagcaacaacaggtTCAGCAACAACAggttcaacaacaacaacaggttCAGCAACAGCAGgctcaacaacaacagcaacaacaacaaaatatctaCACCAAACCACAAAACTCTTACCCCACAAACCTCTCACAAGCATCTTCTTCCGTTGCAATTGACAAACCAAATGATTCTTTAATTAGTCATCTAAATAGTTACAAGCCGCAAACTTATGGGAGTCCAACCTCATCATTGCTTAACATAAATCATCACCCTCTCTCTTCCGTGATGGATGAAACAATGATGGGCTTGAaccaaaacacacaaaacaatgGATTGACTGGAGTAGGCTATTATGACAAAAGTATGCCGCCGGTGGCGCATATGAATATAGCAACACAAATGTACCAGAATCTTACTCCCTATGGGAGCCATACGACTGCTATTTCAAGAGAGCAACAGCAACCCCAAAGCAACTATGTCCCGTCGTCGGTGAGCAATGTTAACAATACGGTAGTACCACCTTCGAGCCAACCATTGGACGTTATTGCTCTGGAATCAAAGCCAGCCAAAAAGACTCGAGGCCGCAAAAAGGCAACGACGACACCGGCAGTGACTGCTGCCACTACTGTTAATGAAATTTCTGCAAAAGCCACCCACAATGCTCCACAGCCACAGAGTGGCACGGGGGTTGCAAATAGCCAGGTGGCGAACAGTCAGGTGGCAAATGCAAGTGCTCAACAGCAAATGAACTTACATCATCCGCAGATGCAAAACATTCAAGGTTTCCAGCTCTATGCGGGACTCAAAACTGGCGTAAGTGCACCTTCTAATATGCCCTCGTCTACGTCGTCGTCGGATGCGGGCGCTATATCGCTTAAGACTACCGCAGCAGCTGCTGCTAGCATGGTCCCCGGAAGTGCTTTCAACTTTGGACCATCACCCGCTGGTTTGGGGCTTTCAGCTGCAGGAATTTATGGTGAAAACACTGGCTATTTAGATCAATTTCGCGATGCTTCTAACCCCTACTACATGCCGACTCCAACACATCGAACGGGGACAGCTGATGCCACCGCAGTGGACAAAACCAACAATACAGCTGCTGCTTCGTATCCATTCCTAGCACACCCATCCTCAAGGACACCGGCTTTTAATCCGTTCGTGAACGCTCCGCAGCTGGATGCCAATTCGCCGTTTTATCAGCAATACATGCAACGTCAAGACGATTTCCGAGCTCGGATGATGATCAACCAAGGTCTGCTTGCTCCAGGAGGCCCAGCTGGTTATCCTCAGCCGGGTGGCTATCGCGCATCATCCCTCGGAATCCCCAAACCATACGACATTAATCGGCAACCGTGGTTCTAG